A segment of the Trifolium pratense cultivar HEN17-A07 linkage group LG7, ARS_RC_1.1, whole genome shotgun sequence genome:
TCTATAAATTGTGAAACTCAAATTAGGGGTGTACAAGGATTGAGCAAATCCGGTcaacccggtcaaacccaccaaATCCAGCCCAAATAATTGGGTTGGGTCGGACAATTGAGtgaatatggatttcaaaagtgaaaaatccattaaaaaaatcgggttCCTGGTAAAATCCGAACCAACCCAAAAAATCCACTGACCCACTAATGCtatgattttttgaaatatttcaaaagattgaataatttttataaacaaatatgataattattgCAAATTGGTTTGtatatgttaattttaaaatatgcaCATTAGTCCTCATatttaaaacattattttatagATTAGTCCTATAAACTTGTAAAAATTTGCATATAGGTTTTTGTTTCAGGTCCTcaactattttgaaatttcaaagtcgacccaatttttttaaactctcattttgaatctcttttcattatatatttatgcTTTTACTGCCATAGCTCATAATCCTCGCAAAGTAAAGTTTTATCTACCTAACATATATAAATTCACCGTCCCGCGAGCTTAATTCAGTTGGTagaaacattgcattatatatacagGGAACCGGGGTAAGAACCccgatcatcccacttatccactaCAAGGATATCTAAATTCACATTTCTATCAGATATTTGAGGGTTATGAGCTATGAAACATGAACACGGACAATGATAtcagacacgacactgacacgtcgatactgataataatttgagaaaaataacaTAACTTAATGTAATCATAAATGTAGTAAGTCAGACACTGATATGTCCGACTCCGGAACACATCTAATCCGATGAATGTTCATGTATCATAGGTTATGATTAATGACAAATGCAGTGGCGGATCCAGAGGCCTAACTCAAACTTTTGAGTTCTTGGACCTCTTGGGCTAgtaccccaaaaaaaaattaggagaTTCAAAATGCAGAAATATATAGGGTATGTGtgcaatttttaaaattcaagtcTTTCAAATTCCAAGAGCTTCCTCCACCCCTGGGCAGATGTGAAGTGATTTATGTGGCCCCAAAGATGATGATTCAATAGTGACACTTCTAAAATTCTTCTATAGccattcgtcaaaaaaaaaattcttctataGCTTGTGGTACCTACATAAGTTTCTTCTTCAAGTAAACCTAGTATTTAGAAGGTTATTTAGAAGATGCCTAGAAGATTAGTAACATGATTAGAAGATTATGTTCTTATGCTAATACCTTGAATAGACCTATTATAGATATCTAatcttttgaataaaaatgCTTTCACAATTCAATagagatgttttctcttcccacctcccatgaatcttttatacccccaatattccaattttgcccttgcagaaaaattcggttcgcagaaaccgaattttttctaatgcaaattcagagtaaatttcggtttttagaaaccgaaatttgttttcaaggcaaaaaaaaacttcggtttctacgaaccgaaattttttcaagggcaaaattggaaatccagggggataaaagattcacggggggtgggaagagaaaacatcttcaaTAGAAGGATTAAACCAAGTTTGTTCACATAGGAACTTTTGGCCCATGAACTGCTAGTGGTCCATCAGATTGTGTTTGGGTTGAACAAACTCCTCCTAGGCTTCTCAATCACTTTGTCTTGATAAATAATCTTTGTGTGATATTTTTACCAAAGATTCTTTGCAATTTTCCAAAGAATTTACCACATAGGAACATAATTACAAACtacttttgtttaaattttcCTTGAATCACTGTAATTCATCTATGAGTATGTACAAAGTACAACTATGACTTGTTGAGTGAGAATTATCTCATTAGTTTCACTATTAATTACATAAGACTTAATGCTATAGAAGGTTTAGGGAAAGTTTTGGTCACTTGTCCTTGTTAAGGCCTGCCTCTGGAAGTTTAAATCTTGGAGGCTTATCAACACCCTTCCTTGAGTATTCCCTCCAACGCCATGCCGCTGCAGCGGCTCTTTTTGCTCTTTCTTTAACTTCATCTTCTACAGAATGGTTACAATTTGAATGACTTTAGTAGATTGATGAAACAATAATCCTCATCACACTAATTGTCACAAACATATTAATTGCAACATTAGTGGAAAATTTTCTTCTTAGAAGTATAAAAGTAGAGGTATTAgttatactccctctagtcttttttataagagaccGTTAATTTTTCAAGATTCATCGAATAAATTATGTATTTGGTcttataatatagaccagatacattatttattcaataaatctagaaagATAactgtctcttataaaaaggaccaaaggGAGTATGATGATTTCCAATAGTTTAAAACAGAAACATTTGGAAATAGTTATTATGATTTCCATTAGTTTGAAGtgtatatctcattttggcgcTTTCGAATCTGCAATACCTGAATTTTGATAGTCTTTTGGTTCACCACCCCAAAGTTTGTTCCAGAAAGAATCTGTTGTATCATAACTTTCCTGCCTCATCATTCTAAATTTTGCTTGTTCCTACAAGAAACTAGATAGTAAGTATTTGATTGTGCTATAAACCATTCTAACTTGTGCACGaaaccaaatatatatacacCTGAGAATTTGTGGTTAAATCTGATTAGTGGATGATTAATGAGTTGTTGTGACACCTTGTTATATCATTAACAATCCACTGAACGTATTGAACCACATATTTAAATTGTGTTAATCATCCAAGTTGTTATCAAGTTTGAGCGCACAATTCTTcatttattaaacaaaaactAAATTGAGTGAGAATATGAGTTCTTACCAAGACTTTTGACTGTCTCTTTTCCCATCGGGAACTCGCCTATCAACCGTACATACAGATCATTAGATATTATGAGAATGAGAACATCACTTTCATACATTGTGAAGAAAAGATTTTCAATCAAAACTAGAAATTTAAGACATAGAAAATCTAAAAAACTTATGAACATTAAATAACCATGTCGCTGTATTATTGTTCTTACCATTCTGAAAACATTGAATGAAGCTGATCCCATTCCTGAAAGCATTAGGGCAACCTGCTCATATTTAAAAGACTTGGTGAAAATCATTAGCAGGAAAATCATTAAgaaacacaaattttaaaacatcaaaagcattgttctaaaaaaattacaaggaAATATATGTTATAACGAACAAGGCCTTACGTTTACTCTTTCTATACGACGCATTTCATCTTCGAGTAATGATAGTTGTGCAGCAGATGTCCAATGAATGCAGTCAACAGGGCTGGATTCAAGTAACCTTCATTAGCTTAGTTGCTTCACAAACAATATCATTATGATACCAAAGATTCTAAACCTTAACTATCTAACAGCAGCAATGAGAAATTAAGATATATACCATAGAACTTGAGCAATAACGTTGCTTCCTATATACTGTGTGACCAATTTACCAAATTTGCAAAATAACTAGTTGCTAATGTTAGTGACCAATTTTACGTTTTCGGTCTCTAAAAACTGTCGCTAAATTACAATAGTAGAAATGACTGATAAATAATGGTGACTAATGTGATGCATATCGACATACCAACTGTCAATTGCCTGTTGAACTAACTCAGGGTTTCCGCGCTGATTGAATACTCTAGCTCTTCCGAAGTCTTCCTCTATTGCAAACACATCGCATGctacattggcacaatttttgCAGCCTGTTGAAGGATTTGGCACAATTTTCATATTCGAAGACCAAAACATGCTTATAAGATTTGTGTGAGGGAGTGAAGTACCTATGCAAGTGAACTCGTCAACAAAAACATGATCCTTTGGGCTAGAATCATCCATGAAAGGATTGATTGAAGTTAAAGAATATCCATGAATTTCATCATAAACCTTCCGCTGAATCGGATCACTGAGCACCTATAACACTACAATAATCAGTTTGCAATAAAAGCacagaaaaaaatataaaaacttcaacaaaattttcatCTAGCTTAAAAATTCAAGAAATTCAAAATGGAACATACTGCATAAACTTCATTGATGAACATGCAGAAATTAGTAGTCTTGGGATCATTGCCACTCAAATCTGGGTGACAAGCTTTCATGCAATCATAGTATGCCTTCTTGATCTCCTCTGGTGTAGCATCTGGAAGCTAGTCAAAATAAACCGACGAATTATTAGAAACACAAAGGTTTTAAAAACTATATGCAATCGCAATTGTGGCCATTATGCTAAGATTTTTTATGTCTCTGCCATCACATCGCAATTGCATCCACGTTAACTTGTATATGAATgcaatttttcataatattaaGGATCACATTCACAACGCAACTGCAACACGACTGCAAATGCATATTATTAAAACATTGAGAAATACTACATATTGtacaaaaatgatattttgacagACAACCATCCACTAAACGTAATTAACCGAATTTTGTAACATCATTAACCACGATTTTCAGATGTTCAAATATACATTATTTCTATTAACTATCCAATTCGTGTTCAaatatacataattttcaagTGTTCAAATATACATGATATACATTAACCGTGATTTGGGTTCAAACATGCAATTGAAAATCATGGTTTTAAAGTCGTGGTTAATTTCAATCGATGATTAATGAATTGCGACTCCTTATAATTATATTCATAAACTATCCACTGAACTTGATTAACCCGGTAATCCAGAATTGGTCGCGAGGTAAATAAAACAtgaccaagaattgttcccaccaggaaTCAAACTCAGGTTCTCCCGAACAATTCATCCTAAgggaactcattaaccacttgagttcgATGTCTTAGTTTTGTGTCTAACTATATTAGActataagaaaaacaataagatcatacataattattaatgaaaacttgaaacttttttaaCAGAAAATGACAGAGAAATTAGAATTTGAAGTATTACCAGACCAAGAACTTCATAATAATCATCTGCAGTAGTATCAATGGGAGAAACTGAATCCTCAGCAGCAACTCTTAACCTACCACACAATTTTCTCTTACCACTTTGCATGTCTAAAGTACAAGGTTTTGTAGACTTTGCAAGATTCCTCCATGATGATTTTGAGCAAAAATTCAATGATGGGTTGTGAATTTTTAGAGACTCAGTGTACACTGAAGACAAGAATTGTGCCAT
Coding sequences within it:
- the LOC123898012 gene encoding chaperone protein dnaJ C76, chloroplastic-like, with protein sequence MAQFLSSVYTESLKIHNPSLNFCSKSSWRNLAKSTKPCTLDMQSGKRKLCGRLRVAAEDSVSPIDTTADDYYEVLGLLPDATPEEIKKAYYDCMKACHPDLSGNDPKTTNFCMFINEVYAVLSDPIQRKVYDEIHGYSLTSINPFMDDSSPKDHVFVDEFTCIGCKNCANVACDVFAIEEDFGRARVFNQRGNPELVQQAIDSCPVDCIHWTSAAQLSLLEDEMRRIERVNVALMLSGMGSASFNVFRMASSRWEKRQSKVLEQAKFRMMRQESYDTTDSFWNKLWGGEPKDYQNSEDEVKERAKRAAAAAWRWREYSRKGVDKPPRFKLPEAGLNKDK